A part of Cottoperca gobio chromosome 4, fCotGob3.1, whole genome shotgun sequence genomic DNA contains:
- the borcs8 gene encoding BLOC-1-related complex subunit 8 isoform X3 codes for MEDQELQLKVRRVSDKFTESMYVLANEPSVALYRLQEHVRRSLPELVQHKTDMQSWEEQSQGAIYSVEYACSAVKSMTNSSLYFKNIDGLLRQAISMKEQISNSQGRSPLVSAPHAPSTSS; via the exons ATGGAGGACCAGGAGCTGCAACTGAAAGTTAGACGAG TTAGTGACAAATTCACGGAGAGCATGTACGTGCTGGCTAACGAGCCGTCAGTGGCTCTCTACAGACTGCAGGAACACGTCAGAAGGTCCCTGCCTGAACTGGTGCAACACAAG ACCGACATGCAAAGCTGGGAGGAGCAGAGTCAAGGAGCCATATACAGTGTAGAGTATGCATGCAG TGCCGTGAAGAGCATGACGAACAGCAGCTTGTATTTCAAAAACATTGACGGCCTCCTCCGTCAAGCCATCAGCATGAAGGAACAGATTAGCAACTCTCAAGGACGCAG TCCCCTAGTCTCCGCTCCACATGCCCCATCCACTTCCTCATGA
- the borcs8 gene encoding BLOC-1-related complex subunit 8 isoform X1 has product MEDQELQLKVRRVSDKFTESMYVLANEPSVALYRLQEHVRRSLPELVQHKTDMQSWEEQSQGAIYSVEYACSAVKSMTNSSLYFKNIDGLLRQAISMKEQISNSQGRSLHDVTPSRSPLVSAPHAPSTSS; this is encoded by the exons ATGGAGGACCAGGAGCTGCAACTGAAAGTTAGACGAG TTAGTGACAAATTCACGGAGAGCATGTACGTGCTGGCTAACGAGCCGTCAGTGGCTCTCTACAGACTGCAGGAACACGTCAGAAGGTCCCTGCCTGAACTGGTGCAACACAAG ACCGACATGCAAAGCTGGGAGGAGCAGAGTCAAGGAGCCATATACAGTGTAGAGTATGCATGCAG TGCCGTGAAGAGCATGACGAACAGCAGCTTGTATTTCAAAAACATTGACGGCCTCCTCCGTCAAGCCATCAGCATGAAGGAACAGATTAGCAACTCTCAAGGACGCAG CTTACATGATGTGACCCCCTCTCGCAGTCCCCTAGTCTCCGCTCCACATGCCCCATCCACTTCCTCATGA
- the tmem221 gene encoding transmembrane protein 221: MPLQYSQRSLIVLSLLGILSAIMSVLSVILIFQLQSQQAAVKESPPSTSSIIPAPIWAVLLPVSTVLSALSLTLHLSSVVVCLLHSYFSTEVCRGEQDTERADWFLLDSRAVRHVAIGLFCLGVSVYLAAMSIFMLLIFEVETGMASACVLSSGILILLVVVIHSLVKASHSAKHYHSDHLDTLYQNDHGSSNTPVSRPCELKIGVDKPRMHSSQSHLQHQIAYPQCGNPRQQQYQQQQYSPPGGSQGHASDKDGYSSGGSCPRMHRTLSTESGLLQAQVKPWNGVNNEMRSVLARKSGISAKDSTLV, from the exons ATGCCACTCCAGTACAGCCAGCGGTCTCTAATAGTTCTGTCTTTACTGGGGATTTTATCGGCCATCATGTCTGTTTTATCGGTCATTTTGATTTTCCAGCTTCAGTCGCAACAGGCGGCAGTGAAGGAGTCTCCCCCTTCCACCTCCTCGATCATACCCGCTCCTATCTGGGCCGTCCTGCTTCCTGTCTCCACggtgctctctgctctgtccctAACCCTCCATTTAAGCTCTGTGGTCGTGTGTCTCCTCCACAGCTACTTTTCAACAGAGGTCTGCAGAGGGGAGCAGGATACTGAAAG AGCCGACTGGTTCCTGTTGGATAGCAGAGCTGTACGACACGTGGCTATAGGACTGTTCTGCCTGGGGGTTTCTGTCTACTTGGCAG CTATGTCCATCTTTATGCTCCTCATATTTGAGGTAGAGACAGGCATGGCGAGCGCTTGCGTACTGTCCTCCGGGATCTTAATCCTACTGGTGGTTGTAATCCACTCTCTGGTCAAAGCTTCTCACAGTGCCAAACACTATCACAGCGACCACCTCGACACCCTCTACCAGAACGACCACGGAAGCAGCAACACACCCGTCTCCCGACCTTGTGAGCTCAAAATTGGCGTGGACAAACCGCGGATGCACAGCAGCCAGTCCCACCTGCAGCATCAGATCGCCTACCCTCAATGTGGCAACCCGAGACAGCAACAATACCAGCAACAGCAGTACTCCCCACCCGGAGGCTCCCAGGGCCACGCTAGTGATAAAGACGGCTACAGCAGTGGTGGCAGTTGTCCCCGGATGCACAGGACCCTGTCTACTGAATCTGGCTTACTGCAGGCCCAGGTTAAACCCTGGAATGGGGTTAACAATGAGATGAGGAGCGTCCTTGCACGCAAGTCAGGGATTTCTGCAAAAGACTCTACTCTTGTGTGA
- the nr2c2ap gene encoding nuclear receptor 2C2-associated protein: MASSLICSETQSRVSSVLNRDVKQYGKKYMFDCNEETCWNSDQGECQWVSLEFPKSVKVSELKVQFQGGFSAKTCRLHGCPKDGAFTEISDFYPEDDNSLQNFPIQEAPAVNKVKIMFENSADFFGRIIVYSLDVLGEKAS; this comes from the exons ATGGCATCTTCATTGATTTGCAGCGAAACTCAGAGCAG AGTGAGTTCAGTGCTGAACAGAGATGTGAAGCAGTATGGAAAGAAGTACATGTTTGACTGCAACGAAGAGACATGCTGGAACTCAGACCAG GGTGAATGTCAGTGGGTGTCTCTGGAGTTCCCCAAATCTGTCAAGGTGTCAGAGTTAAAGGTCCAGTTCCAGGGAGGCTTCTCAGCAAAAACATGCAGACTACACG GTTGCCCAAAAGATGGAGCCTTTACAGAGATCAGCGATTTTTATCCAGAGGACGACAACTCTCTTCAG AACTTTCCCATACAGGAGGCCCCTGCTGtgaacaaagtaaaaataatgtttgagaATAGTGCCGACTTTTTTGGGAGAATTATTGTTTATTCCTTGGACGTCCTGGGGGAAAAAGCCTCGTga
- the borcs8 gene encoding BLOC-1-related complex subunit 8 isoform X2 — MEDQELQLKVRRVSDKFTESMYVLANEPSVALYRLQEHVRRSLPELVQHKTDMQSWEEQSQGAIYSVEYACSAVKSMTNSSLYFKNIDGLLRQAISMKEQISNSQGRRKRTVDSGMLKEGGEKHSSGM; from the exons ATGGAGGACCAGGAGCTGCAACTGAAAGTTAGACGAG TTAGTGACAAATTCACGGAGAGCATGTACGTGCTGGCTAACGAGCCGTCAGTGGCTCTCTACAGACTGCAGGAACACGTCAGAAGGTCCCTGCCTGAACTGGTGCAACACAAG ACCGACATGCAAAGCTGGGAGGAGCAGAGTCAAGGAGCCATATACAGTGTAGAGTATGCATGCAG TGCCGTGAAGAGCATGACGAACAGCAGCTTGTATTTCAAAAACATTGACGGCCTCCTCCGTCAAGCCATCAGCATGAAGGAACAGATTAGCAACTCTCAAGGACGCAG GAAAAGGACTGTGGACTCTGGCATGctgaaggaaggaggagagaagcacAGCTCTGGGATGTGA
- the rfxank gene encoding DNA-binding protein RFXANK produces the protein MEGRGDEEVADGQHIRSSNANVCPSESRDEGSNVSPENMDVDEDGMFIHPTTLTNKQRGNEVTVRPATLDSLSIHQLAAQGEVSQVAAHLSKDSSLLSKQDERGFTPLMWAAAFGEKAVVDFLLEKGADPKTIARERESALTLASSGGYVDIVESLLRHGVDIDTFDWNGGTPLLYAVRGNHIKCVEALLAKGADMTIESDSGYSPMALAVALGHKKIQKVLEDHILKLYTPPT, from the exons ATGGAGGGCAGAGGTGATGAAGAGGTTGCAGATGGCCAACATATTCGGTCATCTAACGCTAATGTTTGTCCTTCCGAGTCAAGAGATGAGGGGTCCAATG TGTCTCCAGAAAACATGGATGTGGATGAAGACGGTATGTTCATACATCCCACCACTCTGACCAACAAGCAGCGTGGGAATGAGGTTACTGTACGCCCAGCAACATTAGATT CTCTGTCCATACACCAGTTGGCAGCTCAAGGCGAGGTTTCACAAGTGGCTGCACACCTGAGTAAAG acaGCTCACTGCTGAGCAAACAGGATGAACGGGGCTTTACGCCTCTCATGTGGGCAGCAGCGTTCGGAGAGAAAGCAGTGGTGGATTTTCTCTTGGAAAAG GGTGCCGACCCCAAAACAATTGCGAGGGAGCGAGAGAGTGCCCTGACACTGGCCAGCTCTGGAGGTTATGTGGACATTGTGGAGTCTCTTCTCAGACATGGAGTAGACATTGACACTTTTGACTGG AATGGTGGGACTCCTCTTCTTTATGCTGTACGAGGGAACCACATCAAATGTGTAGAGGCACTTTTAG CCAAAGGGGCAGACATGACCATTGAGTCGGACTCTGGGTACAGTCCAATGGCCTTAGCTGTTGCTCTTGGACACAAAAAGA TTCAGAAAGTGTTGGAGGACCATATTCTGAAGCTTTACACGCCACCAACATGA